Below is a window of Helicobacter sp. MIT 05-5293 DNA.
GCAAATGTGGGCAAAATGTAGGTCAAAGGGCAAAATGTGGGGAGTTGAATGTGCGCGTGCAAACGCACAAAGTGAGGCGCAAATGCAAAGTTTGAGCAAATACGCGAGAAAGCACTCAATAAAGAGGATTTTTTAAACAAGCAAATTTCATCACTCCTTAGATTCTAGCTTTTCAATGCGCTTACGCAAGGCATCGACATAAAACACAAGCCCGACTATCACTAGCACTTCGGCGATTTCCGCTACATATCCGATAATTTCACTCATTTTTACTCCTTTTATGGTAGAATCTCAACAGGACAATTTGAAACCCCTCTTTACGAGGGGAGAAGCTACAAGGCTTCTAAGATTTTGATTATCAGATAGATAATCTTTAAAACTAATATCGTGATTACTAGCTTTTTCATTTTGTCCTATCTCCTTTCATAAGCCGTATTATTTACTGCCTACAAAAGAATTATAACAAATATTATACTAATAAGTCAAGTATTTAAACTAAATTTATACTATTTTTGTATAAAAATTAGCGTATTTTTTACGCTTTTAATGTGAGTTTTTGCAGTATGATAGAGAGTTCATCAAGGGTTGATACTTTGGATTCTAACTCTTTGATATGTAAAAACATTTCACACGCTTTAGCCATAGGAGTAGAGATTTTATCAGTTCGTGCAGCTTTAGAGATAGCCTCTTCGCCATAGCCTAAACTCTCGCCTAGCTCCCTATAAGTAAGATTGTAAGTTTTA
It encodes the following:
- a CDS encoding XRE family transcriptional regulator gives rise to the protein MENIIKQICKTYNLTYRELGESLGYGEEAISKAARTDKISTPMAKACEMFLHIKELESKVSTLDELSIILQKLTLKA